A genome region from Chryseobacterium sp. G0186 includes the following:
- a CDS encoding endonuclease/exonuclease/phosphatase family protein codes for MKIFRLVLLILHLGILFLLLGTLLNAYVPPKIFPWFNLLSLGFPILIVSYIILIIFWVFSWKKRAFVFMFAGLAFINPVKRWVNYSSDKKESSINLNIVSFNIKGATMGIDAIQSYLKPQNADVILLQEDSGVGYPLLKNYNRTTTNGNLTILTKHKILNSNLIYSDDKSIDLPCGILADVEIKGKVYRFIDVYLYPFKFEKKMIKLDGTSDSNEEKVKDIVKRLIPTFKKHQDQVDLIKQAIESSPYPVIVAGDFNSVPNSYEYYHLSEGLEDAFLTAGRGSATSFHDYKFPIRIDYVFSSKSLKAVSYVVDRSVSLSDHYPVISRFAVSDK; via the coding sequence GTGAAGATTTTCCGACTTGTCCTATTGATTCTGCATTTGGGAATCCTGTTTTTATTGCTGGGTACTTTACTGAACGCATACGTTCCACCTAAGATATTTCCATGGTTTAATCTGCTTTCACTGGGTTTCCCCATTCTGATTGTTTCTTACATTATATTGATAATTTTCTGGGTTTTCAGTTGGAAAAAAAGAGCCTTTGTATTCATGTTTGCAGGATTAGCTTTTATAAATCCCGTAAAACGGTGGGTAAATTATTCTTCTGATAAAAAAGAAAGCTCTATCAATCTAAATATTGTCTCTTTCAATATTAAGGGTGCAACTATGGGTATAGATGCAATACAAAGTTATCTCAAACCTCAAAATGCTGATGTTATTCTTTTGCAGGAAGATTCAGGAGTGGGATATCCGTTATTAAAAAATTATAATAGAACTACTACAAATGGAAATCTAACAATCCTGACAAAACATAAGATTTTAAATAGTAACTTAATATACTCCGATGATAAAAGTATAGATTTACCCTGTGGAATTCTAGCTGATGTAGAAATAAAAGGGAAGGTCTATAGATTTATTGACGTATATCTTTATCCGTTTAAGTTTGAAAAGAAAATGATTAAACTGGATGGAACCTCAGACTCCAACGAGGAAAAAGTAAAGGATATTGTTAAAAGACTTATTCCAACCTTTAAAAAACATCAGGATCAGGTAGACTTGATCAAGCAGGCAATTGAAAGTTCCCCATATCCGGTTATTGTTGCCGGTGATTTTAATTCAGTTCCCAATTCTTATGAATATTATCATTTGTCAGAGGGGCTTGAAGATGCATTTTTAACAGCAGGAAGAGGAAGTGCAACGAGCTTTCATGACTATAAATTTCCGATCAGAATCGATTACGTTTTTTCTTCGAAATCATTAAAAGCTGTTTCCTATGTAGTAGACCGTTCTGTCAGTCTTTCAGATCATTATCCAGTCATTTCAAGGTTTGCTGTAAGCGACAAATAA
- a CDS encoding rhomboid family intramembrane serine protease, giving the protein MFNNIPPITRNIIIINVIVFIVTSLMGNQIIGYLAGFYPFSPFFHSWQIITHMFMHGSIMHILFNMMTLFSFGPILEQTLGDKKYLILYFLSGLGAFFLFNLWNFVEAQQLSNELQQLGFNVGAYMSGASVEFSGNAAAVLKQKELLGSLKDIVTTPMVGASGAIFGVVAAFATLYPDSKIGIMFIPVPIKVKYLLPIVIVISVYLGVSGNGGGIAHLAHVGGALVGWLLARSWKKHLYRFN; this is encoded by the coding sequence ATGTTTAACAATATACCACCCATTACAAGAAATATTATCATTATCAATGTTATTGTATTTATTGTTACCTCTTTAATGGGGAATCAGATTATTGGCTATCTTGCCGGATTCTATCCCTTTTCTCCCTTTTTCCATTCGTGGCAGATCATTACCCATATGTTTATGCATGGAAGTATTATGCATATTTTATTTAATATGATGACACTGTTTAGCTTTGGACCTATTTTGGAACAAACATTAGGGGATAAAAAGTATTTAATTTTATACTTCTTAAGTGGTCTGGGTGCATTCTTCTTATTTAATTTGTGGAATTTTGTGGAGGCCCAGCAGCTTTCTAATGAATTACAACAGTTAGGATTTAATGTGGGAGCCTATATGTCTGGAGCAAGTGTGGAATTTAGTGGAAATGCAGCTGCTGTTCTTAAACAGAAAGAATTGTTGGGAAGTTTGAAAGATATTGTAACTACTCCTATGGTAGGTGCTTCCGGGGCTATTTTTGGAGTTGTAGCAGCTTTTGCAACGCTATATCCAGATTCAAAAATTGGAATTATGTTTATTCCGGTTCCGATAAAAGTAAAATATCTGTTACCAATTGTTATTGTGATTTCTGTATATCTTGGAGTTTCCGGAAATGGAGGCGGAATTGCTCACTTGGCCCATGTAGGAGGAGCCTTGGTGGGGTGGCTGTTAGCAAGAAGCTGGAAAAAACATTTATATAGATTCAATTAA
- the mutL gene encoding DNA mismatch repair endonuclease MutL, which produces MSDIIQLLPDHVANQIAAGEVVQRPASIVKELLENAIDADATKIELIVRDAGKNLIQVVDDGKGMSETDARLAFERHATSKIRGTEDIFKIATKGFRGEALASIAAVSQVELRTKQTDASIGTNIYIEGGVFQFQDPVQTAEGSNFLVKNLFYNVPARRKFLKNNNIEFRHVIDEFQRVALAHEGLEFSLFHDDEAVFRLRKGSQMQRIVDIFGRKLQPLLIPIKEDIIWCKLHGFVAKPEGAKKSRGEQFLFVNGRYFKSPYFNKAVQEAFEGLLLPSYVPSFFLFLELDPEKIDVNIHPQKTEVKFEDEHLIFALLRSTIKRSLGIYNVSPSLDFDRDPELYEMMNKPIPSKGNGGGSGIIKMPEIIVDRDYNPFLEEQNVRPEEIQNLTEMYHQNITAEPSKINLFEDEDFDEDLMRLPNGYWLFNKGDVTLMLDLGRMHRLLVSENNKSTRKSNTNSHALLFSLEYHMNEIEKTKYQSIKKYLPELGFDMKIAHESVLRIDSLPEGLKETQAMKFLENLFEILEYKTEKEFMEYYHNQWNKMQSKSRFDFIYKKDAEQVIKDFTALGFPEFLPDGKRCFYEVPFNDFKNKF; this is translated from the coding sequence ATGTCAGATATTATTCAGCTTTTACCGGATCATGTAGCCAACCAAATAGCGGCAGGAGAGGTGGTGCAGAGACCTGCATCCATCGTGAAGGAACTTTTGGAAAATGCTATAGATGCAGATGCAACAAAAATTGAATTGATTGTTAGGGATGCCGGAAAAAACCTCATACAGGTAGTGGACGACGGAAAAGGAATGTCTGAAACAGATGCCAGGCTGGCGTTTGAAAGACATGCAACGTCCAAGATTCGAGGAACAGAAGATATCTTTAAAATTGCAACCAAGGGATTCCGTGGAGAGGCATTAGCTTCCATTGCAGCAGTTTCACAGGTCGAGCTGAGAACAAAACAGACAGATGCCTCTATTGGCACCAACATTTATATTGAAGGAGGAGTTTTCCAGTTTCAGGATCCCGTTCAGACAGCGGAGGGGTCAAACTTTTTGGTAAAAAACCTTTTCTATAACGTTCCTGCGAGAAGAAAATTCCTGAAAAATAATAATATTGAATTCAGACATGTCATTGATGAGTTTCAACGTGTGGCATTAGCACATGAAGGGCTTGAGTTTTCCCTATTTCATGATGATGAAGCTGTTTTTAGGCTGAGAAAGGGAAGCCAGATGCAGCGTATCGTAGATATTTTCGGCAGAAAACTACAGCCGCTTCTGATTCCTATCAAAGAAGATATTATTTGGTGTAAGCTTCATGGGTTTGTTGCTAAACCTGAAGGAGCCAAAAAATCCAGAGGAGAGCAGTTCCTTTTTGTCAACGGAAGATATTTCAAGAGTCCCTATTTCAATAAAGCAGTACAGGAAGCCTTTGAAGGGCTGCTTTTACCGAGTTATGTTCCTTCATTTTTCCTTTTTCTGGAGCTTGATCCTGAGAAAATAGATGTAAATATTCATCCGCAGAAAACAGAAGTGAAATTTGAGGATGAACACCTTATCTTTGCCCTCCTTAGATCTACAATCAAAAGATCCTTAGGAATTTATAATGTTTCTCCAAGCCTTGATTTCGACAGAGATCCGGAATTGTATGAAATGATGAATAAACCCATTCCAAGTAAAGGAAACGGCGGGGGAAGTGGTATTATTAAAATGCCTGAAATTATTGTAGACAGAGATTATAACCCATTTTTGGAAGAGCAAAATGTGCGTCCTGAAGAAATTCAGAACCTTACAGAAATGTATCATCAGAATATTACTGCAGAGCCCTCAAAAATTAATTTATTTGAAGATGAGGATTTTGATGAAGACCTGATGAGGCTTCCTAATGGATATTGGCTTTTCAATAAAGGCGATGTGACCTTAATGTTGGATCTTGGAAGAATGCACAGATTACTGGTTTCTGAAAATAACAAATCCACCAGAAAATCAAATACAAACAGTCACGCCCTTCTGTTTTCCCTGGAGTATCACATGAACGAAATAGAGAAAACAAAATACCAGTCTATTAAAAAATATCTTCCGGAGCTAGGGTTTGACATGAAAATTGCTCATGAAAGTGTTTTGAGAATAGATTCTCTTCCTGAAGGGTTAAAGGAAACCCAGGCAATGAAGTTTCTGGAAAACCTTTTTGAAATTCTGGAATACAAAACTGAAAAAGAGTTTATGGAGTATTACCATAACCAATGGAATAAAATGCAGTCTAAGTCACGATTTGACTTTATTTATAAGAAAGATGCGGAGCAGGTCATTAAAGATTTTACAGCATTAGGCTTTCCGGAGTTTTTACCGGACGGCAAGCGATGTTTCTATGAGGTTCCGTTTAATGATTTTAAAAACAAATTTTAA
- a CDS encoding YoaK family protein → MLRNYSNSRTLGDNIRLGTLTAFTAGTINIASLLIFLSFTSNVTGHYAILAAEISKGNWTQVAVVGGWIFLFFFGSFLSNFIVINFNKKSKYFAHSMPIVLEIICLLFVGVYGQFYYQKTLEETEYLVALMLFATGLQNGLTASISNFSVKTTHLTGTTTDLGILVSMFTQKKYRKNAELIGRAKLLLSIMVAYVLGAVFSGLTYYYLEFRVFYVISICLLIVIGYDAYKIHVRHFNTKYRYSRIYKKPTLVAYLYEKIHGIPKKENKRKLVFED, encoded by the coding sequence ATGTTAAGAAATTATAGTAACAGCAGGACACTGGGGGATAATATCAGATTGGGGACGCTGACTGCTTTTACGGCAGGTACTATAAATATAGCATCCCTACTTATTTTTCTCTCTTTTACGTCCAATGTAACTGGTCACTACGCTATTTTAGCAGCAGAAATCAGTAAAGGGAACTGGACACAGGTGGCTGTAGTTGGAGGGTGGATATTTTTGTTCTTCTTCGGAAGCTTTCTATCCAATTTTATTGTCATCAATTTTAATAAGAAAAGTAAATATTTTGCCCACTCCATGCCGATTGTTCTGGAAATAATATGTCTGCTCTTTGTGGGAGTATATGGACAGTTTTACTACCAGAAAACATTGGAAGAAACAGAATATTTGGTAGCTCTAATGCTGTTTGCTACGGGGTTGCAGAATGGCTTAACGGCCAGTATCTCAAACTTCTCTGTTAAAACAACCCACCTTACCGGAACCACGACCGACCTGGGGATCCTTGTTTCTATGTTTACTCAAAAAAAATATAGAAAAAACGCAGAATTGATAGGAAGAGCTAAACTATTGCTGAGTATTATGGTTGCCTATGTTTTGGGTGCTGTTTTCTCAGGATTAACCTACTATTATTTGGAATTTAGAGTATTCTACGTCATAAGTATATGTCTTCTGATTGTTATCGGGTATGATGCCTATAAAATTCATGTACGACATTTTAACACAAAATATAGGTATAGCAGGATTTACAAAAAGCCCACCCTTGTGGCCTATCTGTATGAAAAAATCCATGGAATCCCTAAAAAAGAGAACAAGAGAAAACTTGTTTTTGAAGACTAA